One genomic window of Halobellus limi includes the following:
- a CDS encoding NAD(P)/FAD-dependent oxidoreductase yields the protein MSETAEVNDYEVVVVGGGPAGLQTALYTTRLGHDTAVVDRGGGRAAMMLETHNVIGVPEDTSGNEFLQTAQEQVEAYGADVVRDFIVEVERTEDGRFRLVGNDGEFRAERVVLGVGFNDERPDPPVPRTGRGLHYCLHCDAYMFVDRPVYVMGTGEAAAHVAMIMLNFTDDVDVLLRGETPEWSDETDEQLRGHPIDVVEAEITGMQKGEDGWLEAFEFDDGSVRKYRGGFPMYGSNYNTALAEQLGCKLNDDGTVVVDESMETTVDGVYAVGDITPGHNQIPVAMGKGAQAGLDIHYGLREFPRDLESIREDGPVSPDELPGMGDRVRAAAAEFEEARAPPLETPRAETADDD from the coding sequence ATGAGCGAAACAGCGGAGGTAAACGACTACGAGGTAGTCGTCGTGGGGGGCGGTCCGGCGGGACTCCAGACCGCGCTGTACACGACGCGACTGGGGCACGACACCGCCGTCGTCGACCGCGGCGGCGGCCGCGCGGCGATGATGCTGGAGACGCATAACGTGATCGGCGTGCCGGAGGACACCTCGGGGAACGAGTTCCTCCAGACCGCACAGGAGCAGGTCGAAGCCTACGGTGCGGACGTGGTCCGCGACTTCATCGTCGAGGTCGAGCGGACCGAGGACGGTCGGTTCCGTCTGGTCGGCAACGACGGCGAGTTCCGCGCAGAGCGCGTTGTCCTCGGCGTCGGCTTCAACGACGAACGGCCGGATCCGCCCGTCCCGCGGACGGGGCGCGGACTGCACTACTGTCTGCACTGCGACGCCTACATGTTCGTCGACCGGCCGGTCTACGTGATGGGGACCGGCGAAGCCGCCGCCCACGTCGCGATGATTATGCTCAACTTCACCGACGACGTGGACGTCCTGCTCCGCGGTGAGACGCCCGAGTGGAGCGACGAGACCGACGAACAGCTCCGCGGGCACCCCATCGACGTCGTCGAGGCGGAGATCACCGGGATGCAGAAGGGCGAAGACGGGTGGCTGGAGGCCTTCGAGTTCGACGACGGCTCGGTGCGAAAGTACCGCGGCGGGTTCCCGATGTACGGCTCGAACTACAACACCGCGCTCGCAGAGCAGCTGGGCTGTAAGTTGAACGACGACGGCACCGTCGTCGTCGACGAGAGCATGGAGACGACCGTCGACGGCGTCTACGCCGTCGGCGACATCACGCCGGGGCACAACCAGATCCCGGTCGCGATGGGCAAGGGCGCACAGGCCGGCCTCGACATCCACTACGGCCTCCGGGAGTTCCCGCGGGACCTCGAATCCATTCGGGAAGACGGGCCCGTCTCCCCCGACGAACTGCCGGGGATGGGCGATCGCGTCCGCGCCGCCGCCGCGGAGTTCGAGGAGGCGCGCGCGCCGCCGCTGGAGACGCCCCGGGCGGAAACCGCGGACGACGACTGA
- a CDS encoding DUF7289 family protein: MTNRAQSSNIGLVLLLALTITGAGVVVAFGSSALADVQDQTSTDRAEHAMTMLDARTAVVGLGEGSVQTVRLGRGDGDYAVESESGWLRIDHANYTDGETEEIYNASLGSVTYRRGGTTVAYQGGGVWRQQAGGTSMVSPPEFHYRGTTLTLPVLRIRSTDAASGDTTATIRQSDELVRVFPNESDTYDATGEPYVNPVRNGTASVTVHSRYYEGWADYFRTRTTGNVSVDEDNRTATVVLETTDIVGSFPYPEKGGSVPVRGIAEGHSVTDFETSIKKDSGTFNNLYVSYYVEKGDRAYEAAVEVPSGIGNNYCDGDEPGSETLTMDVYYDDQSTSEGVHRWSNDSIPSDSGGVQLDCDDGDTVIRIDFTSSEQNLTYGESNVDEDTAIDWDERNESATEKPDPTKFAHEGDDGENTTYHYDDEQTLRILTRHYFAMFGQEFKLRVDHGPGDRGTTQIDTSGSGGVLRYDTIEGGSYITYLHVTENNVTVELD, encoded by the coding sequence ATGACGAACCGCGCGCAGTCGTCGAACATCGGGCTCGTCTTACTCTTGGCGCTGACGATCACCGGCGCGGGCGTCGTCGTCGCGTTCGGGTCCTCGGCGCTTGCGGACGTCCAGGACCAGACGTCGACCGATCGCGCCGAGCACGCGATGACGATGCTCGACGCCCGGACCGCGGTCGTGGGTCTCGGCGAGGGGTCCGTTCAGACCGTTCGGCTCGGCCGGGGCGACGGCGATTACGCCGTCGAGTCCGAGAGCGGGTGGCTCCGGATCGACCACGCCAACTACACCGACGGCGAGACCGAGGAGATATACAACGCGTCGCTCGGCTCCGTCACGTACCGACGGGGCGGGACGACCGTCGCCTACCAGGGCGGCGGCGTCTGGCGGCAGCAGGCCGGCGGGACGTCGATGGTGTCGCCGCCGGAGTTCCACTACCGCGGCACGACGCTCACGCTGCCCGTCCTCCGCATCCGGTCGACCGACGCCGCCAGCGGCGACACGACGGCGACGATCCGGCAGTCCGACGAGTTGGTCCGGGTGTTCCCCAACGAGTCCGATACGTACGACGCGACGGGCGAGCCGTACGTCAACCCCGTCAGGAACGGGACCGCCTCCGTCACGGTCCACAGCCGGTACTACGAGGGGTGGGCCGACTACTTCCGCACCCGGACCACCGGCAACGTCTCCGTCGACGAGGACAACCGGACCGCGACGGTCGTCCTGGAAACGACCGACATCGTCGGATCGTTCCCGTACCCCGAGAAGGGCGGGAGCGTCCCCGTCCGCGGCATCGCCGAGGGCCACTCGGTGACCGACTTCGAGACGTCGATAAAGAAAGACAGCGGGACGTTCAACAACCTCTACGTCTCCTATTACGTCGAGAAGGGCGACCGCGCGTACGAGGCCGCAGTCGAGGTCCCGAGCGGCATCGGCAACAACTACTGCGACGGCGACGAGCCCGGCTCGGAAACGCTGACGATGGACGTCTACTACGACGATCAGTCGACCTCGGAGGGGGTCCACCGCTGGTCGAACGACAGCATCCCCTCCGACTCCGGGGGCGTCCAACTCGACTGCGACGACGGCGACACGGTGATCCGGATCGACTTCACCAGTTCCGAGCAGAACCTCACGTACGGCGAGAGCAACGTCGACGAAGACACTGCCATCGACTGGGACGAACGCAACGAGTCCGCGACGGAGAAGCCGGATCCCACCAAGTTCGCTCACGAGGGGGACGACGGCGAGAACACGACGTACCACTACGACGACGAACAGACGCTTCGGATACTCACTCGACACTACTTCGCGATGTTCGGTCAGGAGTTCAAACTCCGCGTCGATCACGGGCCCGGAGACAGGGGGACCACACAGATCGACACGAGCGGGTCCGGCGGCGTGCTCCGCTACGACACGATCGAGGGCGGTTCCTACATCACCTACCTCCACGTCACCGAGAACAACGTGACCGTCGAACTGGACTGA
- a CDS encoding class I SAM-dependent methyltransferase, which yields MDDERASPVRETYDRIAEHFAATREYPWPEVTAFLGGDPADADDGAPADVPSALAGGAASALGGEPDTADGPAGRFGLDLGCGNGRHAESLSAVVGRVVGVDVSAGLLRTAERRSRERGFADSLELVRGDAASLPLRADAVDVAVYVATLHHLRSRERRVASLSELARVLAPGGRALVSAWSTAHDRFDETSGFDTTVAWTLPGGERVPRFYHIYDPDEFEADLAASDLDVVANTVSSGNCYAVVTPDTAGASD from the coding sequence ATGGACGACGAGCGGGCGAGTCCGGTCAGAGAGACCTACGACCGGATCGCCGAGCACTTCGCGGCGACGCGTGAGTACCCCTGGCCAGAGGTGACGGCGTTTCTCGGCGGCGACCCCGCCGACGCTGACGACGGCGCTCCCGCGGACGTTCCCTCGGCCCTCGCTGGCGGGGCCGCATCGGCACTCGGCGGCGAACCGGACACCGCAGACGGGCCGGCAGGCCGGTTCGGTCTCGACCTCGGGTGTGGCAACGGTCGCCACGCCGAGTCGCTCTCGGCGGTCGTCGGGCGCGTCGTCGGCGTCGACGTGAGCGCCGGACTCCTCCGGACGGCGGAGAGACGGTCGAGAGAGCGGGGCTTCGCCGACTCGCTCGAACTCGTCCGGGGCGACGCCGCGTCGCTGCCGCTTCGGGCGGACGCCGTCGACGTCGCCGTCTACGTCGCGACGCTGCATCACCTCCGGTCTCGGGAACGGCGAGTGGCCAGCCTCTCGGAACTGGCGCGCGTGCTCGCGCCCGGCGGTCGCGCCCTCGTGAGCGCCTGGTCGACCGCTCACGACCGCTTCGACGAGACGTCGGGCTTCGATACGACCGTCGCGTGGACGCTGCCGGGCGGCGAGCGCGTCCCGCGGTTCTACCACATCTACGATCCCGACGAGTTCGAGGCGGACCTGGCGGCGAGCGACCTCGACGTGGTCGCGAACACGGTCTCCAGCGGCAACTGCTACGCCGTCGTCACGCCCGATACGGCGGGGGCGAGTGACTGA
- a CDS encoding DUF7289 family protein, with product MRVGGERSESRRGRERDRAVSETISFVLVFSLVIASVGTVYAVGVSELEATRDAERVENAQRAFDVLADNLRDVIGGAPSRGTEVKLADATVRSTEGAAMNVTVDPADGPPQFWAFSSSPLVYDAATGGEIRLSHGAVLRDSDRGGASVVRGPPLVVDDDRMHITLIRQEHVGTAAVGGSQTVRIRTAGSRTRRFYDDAGVAHDVRLNLTTPYTDAWARQYESAGFDDCDTVTEPSPGSPGRISCTVSDVDRVTVVWIRVTTSFE from the coding sequence ATGCGAGTCGGGGGGGAAAGGAGCGAATCGCGGCGGGGGCGGGAGCGCGACCGGGCGGTGAGCGAGACGATCAGTTTCGTCCTCGTCTTCTCGCTGGTCATCGCCTCCGTCGGGACGGTCTACGCGGTCGGTGTCTCGGAGCTGGAGGCGACGCGCGACGCGGAGCGCGTCGAGAACGCCCAGCGAGCGTTCGACGTCCTCGCCGACAACCTCCGCGACGTGATCGGAGGTGCGCCGAGCCGCGGCACCGAAGTGAAACTCGCCGACGCGACGGTCCGTTCGACCGAGGGCGCCGCGATGAACGTGACGGTCGATCCGGCGGACGGGCCGCCGCAGTTCTGGGCGTTCTCGTCGTCGCCGCTCGTCTACGACGCCGCCACCGGCGGAGAGATTCGACTCAGCCACGGGGCGGTGCTCCGCGACAGCGACCGGGGCGGCGCGTCGGTCGTGCGCGGTCCGCCGCTCGTCGTCGACGACGACCGTATGCACATCACGCTGATCAGACAGGAGCACGTGGGGACCGCCGCGGTCGGCGGATCTCAGACCGTCCGCATCCGGACCGCCGGGAGCAGGACGCGACGCTTCTACGACGACGCCGGCGTCGCTCACGACGTCAGGTTGAACCTCACGACCCCCTACACCGACGCGTGGGCCCGGCAGTACGAGTCCGCCGGATTCGACGACTGCGACACGGTCACCGAGCCGAGTCCCGGTTCGCCCGGGCGGATATCCTGCACCGTCTCGGACGTCGACCGCGTGACGGTCGTCTGGATCCGCGTCACGACCTCCTTCGAGTGA
- a CDS encoding type II secretion system F family protein, which yields MAAVELLGYVPLLLVTVLALPVALVPVSDRARLLVSRLALPIFGRYVAEDSPTRRRQRERMRAAFVGESHRVFASQTLFIAGVAGVAGSVYGVYAGAAILRSLAVDVDELRALLPTPLEFLAAIVQVPNLSLLQLFGLLLVAGATVGSALALGTYWARWEFLDQRARTRGIEIDATLPRTVAFVYALSRSGIPFQEVLRTLSRNQDVYGEAARELGVAVRDMDTFGTDILTALQGTASRTPSENLEEFTENLASVLSSGQSVSSFLRDQYERFQEEAQEQQRQYLDLLSTFAEVYVTVLVAGPLFFITVLVVVGLVIQNTLTLVRIVSYVGIPLATFGFVVYVDSMTEGLNLPNRGGDDQSRLASDRGSEDDASGTQPVASAGEAAGVTDGGIVYREAVEQDAHAENRARLAVYDRIGAFRETLSHPLETVLRAPAYSLVLTGPIGLLLIGLSIGGDARDAIGRLTQPSTDPAAAVADLVAVVDGPIVLATILALAGVAAAHEVQKRRIRAIEADMPDFLSRMASINEAGVTVVGSLGRLADAELGRLGDEIARVWRDIRWGASVSDALTRMERRTNAPTVSRAVTLVRNAMAASGDISPVLHIAADEAQEIRRLRRERRQEMLTYLVVIYVSFFVFLGIIVALTVSFIPAIEAAGRSTGGAVGGVGGVNAGVLGGLQSVNTGAYELLFFHTAAIQGVCSGIVAGQLGEGSVADGLKHATVLLVATYLVFALL from the coding sequence ATGGCAGCCGTTGAGCTGCTCGGGTACGTGCCGCTGCTACTCGTGACGGTCCTGGCGCTTCCGGTGGCGCTCGTCCCCGTCAGCGACCGCGCGCGGTTGCTCGTCTCCCGGCTCGCGCTCCCGATCTTCGGGCGGTACGTCGCCGAAGACAGCCCGACCCGTCGCCGACAGCGCGAACGGATGCGCGCGGCGTTCGTCGGCGAGAGCCACCGGGTGTTCGCCTCCCAGACGCTCTTTATCGCCGGCGTCGCCGGCGTCGCCGGGAGCGTCTACGGCGTCTACGCGGGAGCGGCGATCCTCCGCTCGCTGGCCGTCGACGTCGACGAACTCCGCGCGTTGCTTCCGACGCCGCTCGAGTTCCTCGCCGCGATCGTCCAGGTGCCGAACCTCTCGCTCCTCCAACTGTTCGGCCTGCTACTCGTCGCGGGCGCGACGGTCGGATCCGCGCTCGCGCTCGGAACCTACTGGGCCCGCTGGGAGTTTCTCGATCAGCGCGCGCGGACCCGCGGAATCGAGATCGACGCGACGCTGCCGCGGACGGTCGCGTTCGTCTACGCGCTCTCGCGGTCCGGCATCCCGTTCCAGGAGGTGCTGCGAACGCTCTCCCGCAATCAGGACGTCTACGGCGAGGCGGCACGGGAACTCGGTGTCGCCGTCCGCGACATGGACACCTTCGGAACCGACATCCTGACCGCCCTCCAGGGGACCGCGAGCCGTACGCCGAGTGAGAACCTCGAGGAGTTCACCGAGAACCTCGCGAGCGTGCTCTCGTCGGGGCAGAGCGTCTCGTCGTTCCTGCGGGACCAGTACGAGCGGTTCCAGGAGGAGGCGCAGGAACAGCAGCGGCAGTATCTGGACCTGCTCTCGACGTTCGCGGAGGTGTACGTCACCGTCCTCGTCGCCGGACCGCTGTTCTTCATCACCGTCCTCGTCGTGGTCGGGCTCGTGATCCAGAACACGCTCACGCTGGTTCGAATCGTGAGTTACGTCGGGATCCCGCTGGCGACGTTCGGGTTCGTGGTCTACGTCGACAGCATGACCGAGGGACTGAACCTCCCGAATCGGGGCGGCGACGACCAGTCGCGACTGGCGTCCGACAGGGGAAGCGAGGACGACGCGAGCGGCACGCAGCCGGTCGCCAGCGCCGGCGAGGCGGCGGGGGTGACCGACGGCGGGATCGTTTACCGGGAGGCTGTCGAGCAGGACGCCCACGCCGAAAACCGGGCACGACTGGCGGTCTACGATCGGATCGGTGCGTTCCGCGAGACGCTCTCGCACCCGCTCGAAACGGTCCTTCGGGCGCCGGCGTACTCGCTGGTGCTGACCGGCCCGATCGGACTCCTCCTGATCGGGCTGTCGATCGGCGGAGACGCCCGGGACGCGATCGGACGGCTGACGCAGCCGTCGACCGATCCCGCCGCCGCGGTCGCGGACCTGGTCGCGGTGGTCGACGGGCCGATCGTGCTCGCGACGATCCTCGCACTCGCCGGGGTCGCCGCCGCACACGAGGTGCAGAAGCGGCGGATACGCGCGATCGAGGCGGACATGCCCGACTTCCTCAGTCGGATGGCGAGCATCAACGAGGCGGGCGTCACCGTCGTCGGCTCGCTGGGTCGGCTCGCCGACGCCGAACTCGGGCGGCTCGGTGACGAGATCGCCCGCGTGTGGCGGGACATCCGGTGGGGGGCGAGCGTCAGCGACGCGCTCACGAGGATGGAGCGGCGAACGAACGCCCCGACGGTGTCCCGGGCGGTGACGCTCGTCCGGAACGCGATGGCCGCCAGCGGCGACATCAGCCCGGTGCTCCACATCGCGGCCGACGAGGCCCAGGAGATCCGACGGCTCCGCCGCGAGCGGCGACAGGAGATGCTCACCTACCTCGTCGTCATCTACGTCTCCTTCTTCGTCTTCCTCGGGATCATCGTCGCGCTGACGGTGTCGTTCATCCCGGCGATCGAGGCGGCGGGACGGTCGACCGGTGGCGCCGTCGGCGGCGTCGGCGGCGTCAACGCCGGCGTGCTCGGGGGGCTGCAGTCGGTCAACACCGGCGCTTACGAACTGCTCTTCTTCCACACCGCGGCGATCCAGGGCGTCTGTTCGGGGATCGTCGCCGGACAGTTGGGGGAGGGCAGCGTCGCGGACGGGCTGAAGCACGCGACGGTCCTCCTGGTCGCGACGTACCTGGTTTTCGCGCTGCTGTGA
- the gltB gene encoding glutamate synthase large subunit encodes MTKPHEHTTGESVGLADPTDERSNCGVGAVIDLDGGRSHETVADGIELLENLEHRGTTGAEENTGDGAGIMIQRPDEFFDAVVDADLPEEYAVGSIFMPQDDAAREGLVAIFERVLAEHDLDVVHWRDVPTDNADLGATALESEPDVWQAFVVPEGDLDDDAFDRALYVARRAVENEVEKLDSEGAARFYICSLSRRTLVYKGLLKGEQLADYYPDLDDERLRTTLTLVHARFSTNTLGAWHLAHPYRHIVHNGEINTIQGNINWMRSRETDLEHPEFGDDLETLKPVINDPDQSDTASVDNAVELLLQGGRDLPHVLRMLIPEAYRGDDRMSEERREWYDYHASLIEPWDGPALVAATDGDRVAAVLDRNGLRPCRYDVTTDDTLVMASEVGALDTDPSEIKERGRLQPGQLFVADPEEGRVIPDEEVFESLTDEKYGEWVDEEQRQLDALVDADDYEPREDVDHLRASQAAFGYTHDQLSHLIEPMAKDGKDPVGSMGDDTPLSVLSDFNRPLFTYFKQLFAQVTNPPLDYIREELVTSLESRLGAQRNLLDETAEHARQLVLDSPVLTDAQTAGIKSLGEEATDAMDSTIVDITYERERSLEAAVERVREDAAEAIESGSDVVVLSDRNLNPDRIAIPSLLVTGAVHHSLVRNGLRNHAGLVVESGDPREVHHLATLVGYGADAVNPYLAYQTISDVVAGPDGADESEAIAAYKKALEDGLLKTMAKMGISTVESYQGAQIFEAVGLDSEFVAEYFEGTEIRTEGIGIDVIEEDVRTRHTVAFGEDPDLDRQGEYEHRSDGIHHQWNPQTVGTLQQAVRSGDYEKYQEFADLINDQSEELQTLRGLLEFDSDRDPVSIEEVEPVEEIVERFSTAAMSLGSLSPEAHENNSIAMNRLGAKSNTGEGGEPPERFGTEKECNVKQVASGRFGVTSEYLTNAEEIQIKMAQGSKPGEGGHLPGKKVNEMIAHVRFATPGVGLISPPPLHDIYSIEDLKQLIHDLKAANPEADINVKLVSEAGIGTIAAGVAKANSDVVHISGHDGGTGASPKTSIKNAGLPWELGLAEANQMLRATDLRSRIRVTVDGGMKTGRDVAVAALLGGEEYVFGTASLVTSGCVMARQCHENTCPVGVATQRENLRNRFPGQPEHVINYMTFIAQELREIMADLGFTSLDEMIGRPSLLTQRETDHEKARHLDLSDVIAEPAGGARHKTESQTHAGVDAQLDHQLIERAEPALEEGEPVAIDSPISNVDRAVGAMLSNRISSAHGGAGLPDDTIRCDFDGVAGQSFGAFLANGVTMELTGAANDYVGKGLSGGKVIVETPDNAAYEPDENVLIGNVALYGATQGELYVNGVAGERFAVRNSGVKAVVEGVGDHGCEYMTGGVVAVLGDTGRNFAAGMSGGVAYVYDPDDEFAAKTNKGMVSLEDALDESDRQMLRRLVENHATYTDSDRAAWMLDDWGEVISDFVKVMPDAYAEVIEERARDDVRKELPPAAAATAAGDSDAVAQTSDD; translated from the coding sequence ATGACCAAGCCACACGAACACACGACTGGCGAGTCCGTCGGACTCGCGGACCCGACGGACGAGCGGTCGAACTGCGGCGTCGGTGCCGTCATCGACCTCGATGGCGGTCGGTCGCACGAAACCGTCGCCGACGGGATCGAGTTGCTGGAGAACCTCGAACACCGCGGCACGACCGGCGCCGAGGAGAACACCGGCGACGGCGCGGGGATCATGATCCAGCGGCCCGACGAGTTCTTCGACGCCGTCGTCGATGCCGACCTCCCCGAGGAGTACGCGGTCGGCTCGATCTTTATGCCGCAGGACGACGCCGCGCGCGAGGGCCTCGTCGCGATCTTCGAACGCGTCCTCGCCGAACACGACCTCGACGTCGTTCACTGGCGCGACGTCCCGACCGACAACGCCGACCTGGGCGCGACCGCGCTCGAATCCGAACCCGACGTCTGGCAGGCGTTCGTCGTTCCCGAGGGCGACCTCGACGACGACGCCTTCGACCGGGCGCTCTACGTCGCCCGCCGCGCCGTCGAGAACGAGGTCGAGAAGCTCGACTCCGAGGGCGCCGCGCGGTTCTACATCTGCTCGCTCTCCCGCCGGACGCTCGTCTACAAGGGGCTGCTGAAGGGCGAACAGCTCGCCGACTACTACCCCGACCTCGACGACGAGCGGCTGCGGACGACGCTGACGCTGGTTCACGCGCGGTTCTCGACGAACACTCTGGGCGCGTGGCACCTCGCGCACCCGTACCGACACATCGTCCACAACGGCGAGATCAACACGATTCAGGGGAACATCAACTGGATGCGGAGCCGGGAGACGGACTTAGAACACCCCGAGTTCGGCGACGACCTCGAGACGCTGAAGCCCGTCATCAACGACCCCGATCAGTCCGACACAGCCTCCGTCGACAACGCGGTCGAACTCCTCCTGCAGGGCGGTCGCGACCTCCCGCACGTCCTCCGGATGCTGATCCCCGAGGCGTACCGCGGGGACGACCGGATGAGCGAGGAACGCCGTGAGTGGTACGACTACCACGCGTCGCTGATCGAGCCGTGGGACGGCCCCGCGCTCGTCGCCGCGACCGACGGCGACCGCGTCGCGGCCGTCCTCGACCGAAACGGGCTGCGGCCCTGCCGCTACGACGTCACGACCGACGACACGCTCGTGATGGCCAGCGAGGTCGGCGCGCTCGACACCGACCCCAGCGAGATCAAAGAGCGCGGCCGGCTCCAGCCCGGCCAGCTGTTCGTCGCCGACCCCGAGGAGGGTCGCGTCATCCCCGACGAGGAGGTCTTCGAGTCGCTCACCGACGAGAAGTACGGCGAGTGGGTCGACGAGGAGCAGCGCCAACTCGACGCGCTCGTCGACGCCGACGACTACGAGCCGCGCGAGGACGTCGACCACCTCCGCGCCTCGCAGGCGGCGTTCGGCTACACGCACGACCAGCTGAGTCACCTGATCGAACCGATGGCGAAAGACGGCAAGGACCCCGTCGGATCGATGGGCGACGACACGCCGCTGTCGGTACTCTCGGATTTCAACCGACCGCTCTTCACCTACTTCAAACAGCTGTTCGCGCAGGTCACGAACCCGCCGCTGGACTACATCCGCGAGGAGCTCGTCACCTCGCTTGAGTCCCGGCTCGGCGCACAGCGGAACCTGCTCGACGAGACGGCCGAACACGCCCGACAGCTCGTCCTCGACTCCCCCGTCCTGACGGACGCCCAGACGGCGGGCATCAAGTCCCTCGGCGAGGAGGCGACGGACGCGATGGATTCGACGATCGTCGATATCACGTACGAGCGTGAGCGCTCGCTCGAAGCCGCCGTCGAGCGCGTTCGCGAGGACGCCGCAGAAGCCATCGAGTCCGGATCGGACGTCGTCGTCCTCTCCGATCGGAACCTGAACCCCGATCGGATCGCCATCCCGAGTCTGCTCGTCACCGGCGCGGTCCACCACAGCCTCGTCCGGAACGGCCTCCGGAACCACGCGGGTCTCGTCGTCGAGTCCGGCGACCCCCGCGAGGTGCACCACCTCGCGACGCTGGTCGGCTACGGCGCGGACGCGGTGAACCCCTATCTCGCCTACCAGACGATCTCGGACGTCGTCGCCGGTCCCGACGGCGCGGACGAGAGCGAGGCGATCGCCGCCTACAAGAAGGCGCTCGAGGACGGCCTGCTGAAGACGATGGCCAAGATGGGCATCTCGACGGTCGAGTCCTACCAGGGGGCGCAGATCTTCGAGGCGGTCGGACTCGACTCAGAGTTCGTCGCCGAGTACTTCGAGGGGACGGAGATCCGCACCGAGGGGATCGGCATCGACGTGATCGAAGAGGACGTCCGGACGCGACACACGGTCGCGTTCGGCGAGGACCCCGACCTCGACCGGCAGGGCGAGTACGAGCACCGCTCGGACGGCATCCACCACCAGTGGAACCCACAGACGGTGGGGACGCTCCAGCAGGCGGTCCGCTCGGGCGACTACGAGAAGTACCAGGAGTTCGCCGACCTCATCAACGATCAGTCCGAGGAGCTACAGACGCTCCGCGGGCTGCTGGAGTTCGATTCCGACCGGGATCCGGTATCGATCGAGGAGGTCGAGCCCGTCGAGGAGATCGTCGAGCGCTTCTCGACGGCGGCGATGTCGCTCGGCAGCCTCTCGCCGGAGGCCCACGAGAACAACTCGATCGCGATGAACCGCCTCGGCGCGAAGTCCAACACCGGCGAGGGCGGCGAACCGCCCGAGCGGTTCGGCACCGAGAAGGAGTGCAACGTCAAACAGGTCGCCTCCGGCCGCTTCGGCGTCACCTCCGAGTACCTCACGAACGCCGAGGAGATCCAGATCAAGATGGCGCAGGGCTCGAAGCCCGGCGAGGGCGGTCACCTCCCGGGCAAGAAGGTCAACGAGATGATCGCTCACGTCCGCTTCGCGACGCCGGGCGTCGGGCTCATCTCGCCGCCGCCGCTGCACGACATCTACTCGATTGAGGACCTGAAGCAGCTGATCCACGACCTGAAGGCGGCCAATCCGGAGGCGGACATCAACGTGAAGCTGGTCTCGGAGGCCGGCATCGGCACCATCGCCGCGGGCGTCGCGAAGGCCAACTCCGACGTGGTCCACATCTCCGGACACGACGGCGGGACCGGCGCGTCGCCGAAGACGTCGATCAAGAACGCCGGCCTCCCGTGGGAACTCGGTCTCGCGGAGGCGAACCAGATGCTGCGGGCGACCGACCTCAGATCCAGGATCCGCGTCACCGTCGACGGCGGGATGAAGACCGGCCGCGACGTCGCCGTCGCGGCGCTGCTGGGCGGCGAGGAGTACGTCTTCGGCACGGCGTCGCTCGTCACCTCCGGTTGCGTGATGGCGCGACAGTGCCACGAGAACACCTGTCCGGTCGGCGTCGCCACCCAGCGCGAGAACCTCCGGAACCGGTTCCCCGGCCAGCCGGAGCACGTCATCAACTACATGACGTTCATCGCCCAGGAGCTCCGGGAGATTATGGCCGACCTCGGCTTCACCTCGCTGGACGAGATGATCGGTCGCCCGTCGCTTCTCACCCAGCGCGAGACCGACCACGAGAAGGCCAGACACCTGGACCTCTCGGACGTCATCGCCGAACCCGCCGGCGGCGCTCGCCACAAGACCGAATCGCAGACTCACGCGGGCGTGGACGCACAGCTCGACCACCAGCTGATCGAGCGCGCAGAGCCGGCGCTCGAAGAGGGCGAACCCGTCGCCATCGACTCGCCCATCTCGAACGTCGACCGCGCGGTCGGCGCGATGCTGTCGAACCGCATTTCGAGCGCGCACGGCGGTGCGGGCCTCCCGGACGACACGATCCGGTGTGACTTCGACGGCGTCGCCGGCCAGTCCTTCGGCGCGTTCCTCGCGAACGGGGTGACGATGGAACTCACCGGCGCGGCGAACGACTACGTCGGCAAGGGGCTCTCCGGCGGGAAGGTGATCGTCGAGACGCCCGACAACGCCGCCTACGAACCCGACGAGAACGTCCTCATCGGCAACGTCGCGCTCTACGGCGCGACCCAGGGCGAACTGTACGTCAACGGCGTCGCCGGCGAGCGCTTCGCCGTCCGCAACTCCGGCGTGAAGGCCGTCGTCGAGGGCGTCGGCGATCACGGCTGCGAGTACATGACCGGCGGCGTCGTCGCAGTGCTGGGCGACACCGGCCGCAACTTCGCCGCGGGGATGTCCGGCGGCGTGGCGTACGTCTACGACCCCGACGACGAGTTCGCGGCGAAGACGAACAAGGGGATGGTGTCGCTGGAGGACGCGCTCGACGAGTCCGACCGGCAGATGCTTCGGCGCCTGGTCGAGAACCACGCGACGTACACCGACAGCGACCGCGCGGCGTGGATGCTCGACGACTGGGGCGAGGTCATCTCGGACTTCGTGAAGGTGATGCCCGACGCCTACGCCGAGGTCATCGAAGAGCGCGCCCGCGACGACGTCCGCAAGGAACTGCCGCCGGCCGCGGCGGCGACGGCCGCCGGCGACAGCGACGCGGTCGCTCAGACCAGCGACGACTGA